The sequence AGTTCTCCATCCCAGTGGCCGGTTATGCGCATCTTCACTCGCTGGTTCGGCGCCGCCAACAATGCCGCCGAGGGGATCCTGCAGGCCGCCAAGACCCAGCGTCATCTGCAGTTCCACCTGCTGACCGCGTGCGCCGTCCTGCTCGGCTGCTTTGTCATCGGACTGGACAAGCTTGAGTTCGCGGCCATCGCCCTGATTACCATCGTGGTCATCGTCGCCGAGTTGTTCAATTCAGCGCTGGAGGCGGCGGTGGACCTGGCCAGCCCGGATTTCAAACCGCTGGCCCGCATCGCCAAGGACATTGCGGCCGGAGCGGTGCTGATCAGCGCCGTCGGCGCCCTGGTCATCGGCACCATGATCATCGGGCCGCACCTGGTCAAGATC comes from Candidatus Aminicenantes bacterium and encodes:
- a CDS encoding diacylglycerol kinase → MSSPSQWPVMRIFTRWFGAANNAAEGILQAAKTQRHLQFHLLTACAVLLGCFVIGLDKLEFAAIALITIVVIVAELFNSALEAAVDLASPDFKPLARIAKDIAAGAVLISAVGALVIGTMIIGPHLVKIWRGFYRIPRHTAGNIAVLALILIMEIVIFIKAYGGVGHPLRGGFPSGHTASAFSLWISLIHMTANPWLIGLGLLAAVLVAASRLRMQVHTFRDVFFGALLGSSITLVLFRVFWH